The Streptococcus sp. VT 162 genome has a window encoding:
- a CDS encoding cell wall anchor protein — MNKKQVLAALALSTIALAQAGFVSADELTPIDSSAPATEVVTPTTPNASTETEAPATQPTEPSVTPVDPTTPSVQDKDNAGSLDGVPTDNPATSDKPQDKDNAGSLDGVPTPSDKPQDKDNAGSLDGVPTDKPAPSDKPQDKDNAGSLDGVPAEKPKTTDQANQQGKSQIGTTSTSTGQVVHDVTKEPVETNTGASIVSTQNGNVVLSNGSVVAPEEIGGTVNEDKTISVTDKEGKLKTLPNTGTAESILGTIGAMLLTAVSYVYKKKLF, encoded by the coding sequence ATGAACAAGAAACAAGTTTTAGCTGCACTAGCACTTTCAACAATCGCACTTGCACAAGCTGGATTTGTATCAGCTGACGAGCTTACACCGATTGATTCTTCTGCCCCAGCAACAGAAGTTGTTACGCCGACAACACCTAACGCTTCAACAGAAACAGAGGCACCAGCAACTCAGCCAACAGAGCCTTCAGTTACTCCAGTTGACCCAACAACGCCAAGTGTACAAGACAAAGACAACGCAGGAAGTCTTGACGGGGTACCAACAGACAACCCAGCTACTTCTGATAAGCCACAGGATAAGGATAATGCAGGTAGCCTCGATGGTGTACCAACACCATCAGATAAACCACAAGACAAAGACAACGCAGGAAGTCTTGACGGAGTGCCAACTGATAAACCAGCGCCTTCAGATAAGCCACAGGACAAGGATAATGCAGGTAGTCTTGATGGAGTCCCAGCTGAAAAGCCAAAAACTACTGATCAAGCGAACCAACAAGGGAAGTCACAAATTGGAACTACTTCAACTTCAACAGGTCAAGTAGTGCATGACGTGACAAAAGAACCAGTTGAAACGAATACAGGAGCTTCAATTGTTAGCACGCAAAACGGAAACGTAGTCCTTTCAAATGGATCTGTAGTAGCTCCTGAAGAGATCGGTGGTACTGTTAACGAAGATAAGACTATCTCTGTTACTGATAAAGAAGGCAAACTTAAAACACTTCCAAACACTGGAACTGCAGAAAGCATTCTAGGTACGATTGGGGCTATGTTGTTGACGGCAGTCAGCTACGTCTACAAGAAGAAACTATTTTAA
- a CDS encoding conjugal transfer protein TrbC encodes MKNYLTRQIQQVKTKSQMFLLSLSLFLTGSTVYADDPFVKSDNLAKQGITKVQLVSVALFGLAAVVTSLIYAFGGRELKASMKKHWVSIAIAIIGVSAGPSIIEWIFDFVKS; translated from the coding sequence ATGAAAAATTATTTGACAAGACAAATTCAGCAAGTAAAAACAAAATCACAGATGTTTTTATTAAGCCTTTCCCTATTCCTAACAGGATCTACAGTGTATGCGGACGATCCATTTGTTAAGTCGGATAACTTGGCAAAACAAGGAATTACAAAAGTTCAGCTAGTCAGTGTTGCGCTATTTGGTCTAGCTGCCGTTGTCACCTCGCTCATTTATGCGTTTGGTGGACGGGAGTTAAAAGCCTCAATGAAAAAACATTGGGTATCAATTGCAATTGCAATTATTGGTGTTTCAGCGGGACCAAGTATTATTGAATGGATTTTTGATTTCGTGAAAAGTTAA
- a CDS encoding ATPase AAA has protein sequence MTTEEKKKTPYLDRYTDNLTEKVSKKAEDYQVYGRDKEVEAVQTTLLRRTKNNPILVGEAGVGKTAIVEGFALAILRNQVSPKLKNLTVRSLELSSLMSDEDGGFIVKFKKIIEEMVETKGENLLFIDEFHTIVGAGGSDKGALDAGNIVKPVLSRGEMQLIGATTLDEFHEYVEQDRALERRMQPIIVDEPTTTQAIEILEQAKTIYEKFHQVSISSDAVKQAVLLSVRYIPDQFLPDKAFDLIDEAATICSTNGLGHVGKQEIAEVLKNKTGIPVTTILKGDKERLDGLKEKLSRRVKGQDEAVEAVVNAITVAQAGLQDQRKPLSSFMFLGTSGVGKTELALALAEGMFDDEDAIIRFDMSEYKQKGDITKLIGDRQTRTKGQLTEKIKQKPYSVILIDEVEKAHSEVVDLFLQVLDAGRLTDSTGRQVSFKNTIVIITTNIGSQKIIKQYELKGNFKKLTDRDKIQFEKSMTLELETKFRPEFLNRIEYKLIFNMLDEEVNKEIIVKQLSEIQERMKNKKLTLSYEESLVTYLLDVGTNIKDGARPLERVIKHKVLPLISKEFLNLSDPNQEYHFHLWVEGDAPDEYHREDKRKILFEVEAENTSFGEALFS, from the coding sequence GTGACTACTGAAGAAAAGAAAAAAACACCCTATTTAGATCGTTATACAGATAATTTGACAGAAAAAGTTTCAAAAAAAGCGGAAGATTATCAGGTGTACGGACGTGATAAAGAAGTAGAAGCTGTTCAGACCACTCTTCTCAGGCGAACTAAGAATAATCCTATTTTGGTAGGAGAAGCTGGAGTTGGAAAAACAGCTATTGTTGAAGGATTTGCTTTAGCCATTTTAAGAAACCAGGTATCTCCAAAATTAAAAAATTTGACCGTGCGTTCTCTGGAACTATCTAGCTTAATGTCAGATGAGGATGGAGGATTTATTGTTAAGTTTAAAAAAATTATTGAGGAGATGGTAGAAACCAAAGGAGAGAATCTTCTCTTTATTGATGAATTTCATACTATTGTTGGTGCTGGTGGTTCAGATAAGGGCGCTTTGGATGCTGGAAATATTGTAAAGCCAGTTTTGTCACGTGGTGAGATGCAATTGATTGGCGCAACTACTTTAGATGAATTTCATGAGTATGTCGAACAGGATCGAGCGCTAGAGCGAAGGATGCAGCCAATTATAGTTGATGAGCCAACAACTACTCAAGCGATTGAAATTCTTGAACAAGCTAAAACTATTTATGAAAAATTTCACCAGGTGTCTATTAGTTCCGATGCTGTAAAACAAGCTGTACTTCTATCTGTTCGCTACATACCTGATCAATTTTTACCTGATAAAGCCTTTGACTTAATAGATGAAGCAGCGACAATTTGTTCTACAAATGGGTTAGGCCATGTAGGTAAGCAAGAAATTGCAGAGGTGCTGAAAAATAAAACAGGTATTCCTGTCACGACGATTTTGAAAGGTGACAAGGAAAGGCTAGATGGTTTAAAAGAAAAGCTGTCACGACGTGTTAAAGGCCAAGATGAGGCTGTAGAAGCTGTTGTGAACGCTATAACTGTTGCACAAGCTGGCTTACAGGATCAAAGAAAGCCCTTGTCTTCCTTCATGTTTTTAGGAACTTCAGGAGTTGGGAAAACAGAGCTTGCCCTGGCATTGGCAGAGGGGATGTTTGATGATGAGGATGCAATCATTCGCTTTGATATGTCTGAGTATAAACAAAAGGGAGATATCACAAAGCTGATTGGCGATCGTCAAACTAGAACGAAAGGTCAATTGACTGAGAAGATTAAACAGAAACCTTATAGCGTTATTCTGATCGACGAGGTGGAGAAAGCACACTCGGAAGTTGTAGATTTATTTTTGCAGGTACTTGATGCAGGACGTTTGACTGATTCAACTGGAAGGCAAGTGAGCTTTAAGAATACGATTGTCATTATTACTACGAATATTGGTTCTCAAAAAATTATTAAGCAGTACGAATTGAAAGGGAATTTTAAAAAGCTAACCGATAGGGATAAAATTCAGTTTGAAAAGAGCATGACGTTGGAGTTGGAGACTAAATTCCGACCAGAATTTCTCAATCGAATTGAATATAAATTGATTTTTAACATGTTAGACGAGGAAGTGAATAAGGAAATTATTGTCAAACAGCTATCAGAAATTCAAGAAAGAATGAAGAATAAAAAGTTGACTCTCTCTTACGAAGAAAGTTTGGTTACTTATTTATTGGATGTAGGAACAAATATAAAGGACGGTGCACGGCCACTTGAAAGAGTGATTAAGCATAAAGTACTTCCTTTAATTTCTAAAGAGTTTCTGAACTTATCTGATCCCAACCAAGAGTATCATTTCCATCTTTGGGTAGAAGGTGATGCACCAGATGAGTATCACCGTGAAGACAAAAGAAAAATATTATTCGAGGTCGAAGCTGAAAATACGTCATTTGGTGAAGCATTATTTTCTTAA
- a CDS encoding DNA topoisomerase: MVIVVLAEKEKQAEAYATALGQFRKKNGVYVIRQSPYFPVEVHVVAAEGHLFEYSEPDNWSLDKLPLTNVSFKQHLKEDKDSREKFKRIYDEVVAADQVIIGTDADREGERIAYSILSHIPGGKEKIWKRLWASSMTKKTLQKALQELKEPSETYNYYLEAEARAQSDWLVGMNLSPLATIDLQARGQLPRTKGSHLSVGRVQTPAVRLVCENDLEIRNFTPEKYWKLQLEDKKNGVFFTTKDKTKDSEVILASSRGLSTTSVISSVEVENHQKSAPQLFTLSALQSFAASAWKFDSDKTESIVEGLYLEGFLSYPRPDSEYINQFEFNDLKENLSAYQKAINCHFQPAFLEPREDYVNDEKVSGTSHSALIPTERIPNLSNLKTDQRLIYEAVVKQAILMFADDCYYSTKTIEVENNGLVFKTKGRTLHKLGWAEWSSRKVRGPVEVPDYQVGDKIDTQVQIVGGETKPPKRLTESQLIGQIFPKYGLGTQATRGEIIKKIQSKGYVVKDKKTGQLTPTNKAYLLINYLYDNEFSDPETTGGWEMFLSQIGEGTINPREFVDAIKDKLTLQIKEVKERGD; encoded by the coding sequence ATGGTTATAGTTGTTCTGGCTGAAAAAGAGAAACAGGCAGAAGCTTACGCTACAGCTTTGGGACAATTTAGAAAAAAGAATGGTGTCTATGTCATTAGGCAGTCACCCTATTTTCCAGTTGAAGTACATGTGGTGGCTGCTGAAGGGCACCTATTTGAATATAGTGAACCAGACAATTGGTCGCTTGATAAATTACCTCTTACAAATGTTTCATTTAAGCAACATCTGAAAGAGGACAAGGATTCGAGAGAAAAATTTAAGAGAATCTATGATGAAGTGGTAGCAGCGGATCAAGTGATTATTGGGACGGATGCTGATAGAGAAGGAGAGCGGATTGCGTACTCTATTTTATCGCATATACCAGGAGGCAAGGAGAAAATTTGGAAACGTCTTTGGGCAAGCTCCATGACAAAGAAAACTCTTCAAAAAGCTCTTCAGGAATTGAAGGAACCTTCAGAAACCTATAATTACTATTTAGAAGCTGAAGCACGTGCACAAAGCGATTGGTTGGTAGGCATGAATTTATCACCTCTTGCAACGATTGATCTTCAAGCAAGAGGGCAACTCCCTCGAACAAAAGGTAGCCATCTATCTGTTGGCCGAGTTCAAACACCAGCGGTCAGACTAGTTTGTGAGAATGATTTAGAGATTCGCAACTTTACTCCAGAAAAATATTGGAAGCTTCAGTTGGAGGATAAGAAAAATGGGGTATTTTTCACCACAAAAGACAAAACTAAGGATAGTGAGGTTATTTTAGCCTCTTCAAGGGGATTATCAACCACCTCTGTTATTTCTTCAGTTGAGGTAGAAAATCATCAGAAATCAGCTCCACAATTATTTACCTTGTCTGCATTACAAAGTTTTGCAGCAAGTGCTTGGAAATTTGACTCAGATAAAACAGAGAGCATTGTTGAGGGACTATATTTGGAAGGATTTCTCTCCTATCCACGACCAGATTCAGAATACATCAATCAATTTGAGTTTAACGATTTAAAAGAAAATCTATCTGCCTATCAAAAAGCTATTAATTGTCATTTTCAGCCAGCGTTTCTGGAGCCTAGAGAAGATTATGTCAATGATGAAAAAGTATCTGGTACAAGCCACTCAGCCTTGATTCCGACTGAAAGAATTCCAAACCTTTCAAATTTAAAAACTGACCAACGACTGATTTATGAAGCAGTTGTGAAGCAGGCAATCTTGATGTTTGCGGATGATTGTTATTATTCAACCAAAACAATTGAAGTAGAAAATAATGGTCTTGTTTTTAAAACAAAGGGTAGAACGCTTCATAAATTAGGATGGGCTGAATGGAGTTCACGAAAGGTACGAGGTCCAGTTGAAGTTCCTGATTATCAAGTGGGAGATAAAATTGATACGCAGGTTCAGATTGTAGGGGGTGAAACGAAACCACCTAAAAGACTAACTGAAAGCCAATTGATTGGCCAAATATTTCCTAAATATGGCTTGGGAACACAAGCCACTAGAGGAGAAATCATTAAAAAAATTCAAAGTAAGGGTTATGTTGTTAAAGATAAAAAAACAGGTCAACTAACTCCCACCAATAAGGCCTATCTACTTATCAATTATCTCTATGACAATGAATTCTCTGATCCAGAGACAACAGGAGGCTGGGAAATGTTTCTATCTCAGATTGGAGAAGGGACAATCAATCCACGAGAATTTGTGGATGCGATAAAAGATAAGCTCACTCTTCAAATCAAGGAAGTAAAAGAAAGAGGTGACTAA